A window of the Brassica napus cultivar Da-Ae chromosome A2, Da-Ae, whole genome shotgun sequence genome harbors these coding sequences:
- the LOC125584381 gene encoding uncharacterized protein LOC125584381 — MLNKAVSAGRIGYHPWCREVNLSHLSFADDIVVFNDGSPASLEGTLKVFDDFALTSGLTVNIAKSTVFAAGRGKRSSEAVATRMGLSVSALPIKYLGLPLTTKIMSWSDYEPLLMRIRDRFLSWTSSALAYAGRLLLIKSVIASITNIWCAAFCLLQGCIDEIESMCSAFLWSGSPNVTSKVKLKVDMALVSELELLMGRLGEAVSPQTSIFLGCAGHNCGLMGVVEVAQTETASEKFLRMEIRNGWRVKFWFDLWHPLGRMIDITGEVGIQKLGIRRNATICDVLRGNEWQFRYCRDPGIRLLGDQIRAFPVVLDPDAEDAVLWKKDVNVFQGVFEAHSTWNLIRVHKVVLSWSRIIWFPQNVPRFAFVAWLAIKDRLATGHRMSNWSQGLACGCVFCGEPDETRDHLFFACPYTFTLWIDVAGLLLGTPPDPDWYITMEQIAHHSHDKLTTILLRLAYQVTIYYIWREWNDRKHNNTVRSVQQLARIVDKTIRSRIMSTRYFEKPKLRELLQRWFTTRISTA, encoded by the exons ATGCTTAACAAGGCCGTAAGTGCTGGAAGAATTGGCTATCATCCTTGGTGCCGTGAGGTCAACCTCTCCCACTTGAGTTTCGCAGATGACATTGTGGTCTTTAATGATGGTTCTCCGGCGTCGCTTGAAGGCACCCTTAAAGTGTTTGATGACTTTGCTCTAACTTCGGGTCTGACAGTCAACATTGCAAAATCCACAGTCTTTGCAGCGGGTCGGGGGAAGCGGTCTTCAGAAGCAGTAGCAACTCGAATGGGATTGTCCGTCTCTGCGCTCCCAATAAAGTATCTTGGGCTGCCCCTCACGACCAAGATAATGTCTTGGAGTGATTACGAGCCGCTTCTAATGAGGATAAGGGACAGGTTCCTAAGCTGGACAAGCTCTGCCCTAGCTTATGCAGGTCGCcttcttttgataaaatcaGTGATTGCTAGCATCACAAATATTTGGTGCGCAGCTTTCTGCTTGCTACAAGGTTGCATTGATGAAATCGAGAGCATGTGCTCTGCTTTCCTTTGGAGTGGCTCTCCGAATGTCACCAGCAAAGTAAAG CTTAAAGTTGATATGGCGCTTGTTTCAGAGCTCGAACTCCTTATGGGTCGCCTGGGTGAAGCGGTATCTCCTCAAACAAGCATCTTTTTGGGATGTGCGGGACACAACTGCGGGCTCATGGGTGTGGTGGAAGTTGCTCAAACTGAGACCGCTAGCGAAAAATTCCTGCGTATGGAGATCCGTAATGGTTGGCGCGTCAAGTTCTGGTTTGACCTATGGCATCCTCTTGGTAGAATGATCGATATCACCGGAGAGGTGGGCATCCAAAAGCTTGGCATTAGAAGAAATGCCACAATATGTGACGTGCTGAGGGGAAATGAGTGGCAATTTAGGTACTGTAGAGACCCTGGCATACGCTTACTCGGGGACCAGATCAGAGCTTTCCCGGTAGTGTTAGATCCTGATGCTGAGGACGCAGTTCTCTGGAAGAAGGATGTGAATGTGTTTCAGGGAGTTTTTGAAGCACACAGTACTTGGAATCTGATCCGAGTACACAAGGTGGTGCTGTCATGGAGTAGAATCATTTGGTTCCCGCAAAATGTCCCTAGATTTGCATTTGTAGCGTGGCTTGCAATAAAGGACAGGTTAGCTACGGGACATCGTATGAGTAACTGGAGCCAAGGACTAGCTTGTGGTTGTGTTTTTTGCGGTGAGCCTGATGAAACTCGAGACCATCTATTTTTTGCTTGCCCCTATACTTTCACCTTATGGATTGACGTCGCTGGTTTGCTACTGGGCACGCCCCCTGATCCTGATTGGTACATCACAATGGAACAGATTGCTCATCATTCGCACGATAAGTTAACTACTATCCTACTTCGATTGGCATACCAGGTGACTATCTACTACATTTGGAGAGAATGGAATGACAGGAAGCACAATAACACAGTGAGGTCAGTCCAGCAACTTGCCCGCATTGTTGACAAAACCATTCGCAGTCGTATCATGTCTACCCGATACTTCGAGAAGCCCAAGCTGAGAGAGCTCCTCCAACGATGGTTCACAACTCGGATCAGCACAGCTTAA
- the LOC106399411 gene encoding TLC domain-containing protein 4-like codes for MTTSFAFTGDDDSSKQLVLLASVCSGMLMCKIVYDLTGFISPLLFSAYGKLDSKVRMEWNNRGFSTFHAVFVSVASIYLLVISDQFDESVHGDLVINSTTRLSESVMGISLGYFVADLMMIFWHFPTLGGVEYVFHHCLSMFSIILSVTSGQAQFYIFMVLLSEATTPFVNLRWYLDASGQKGSKAYTLNGIALFLGWLVARILLFIYFFVHMYSHFHQVKQVFPLGFYSLLAVGPVLSTMNLLWFWKITKGLIKTISKATGKKKQ; via the exons ATGACGACCAGTTTCGCATTCACCGGTGATGATGACTCTTCAAAGCAACTCGTCTTGCTTGCATCCGTTTGTTCCGGCATGCTCATGTGCAAAATC GTTTATGACTTGACTGGTTTCATAAGTCCTTTGCTCTTCAGTGCTTATGGGAAACTCGACAGCAAAGTTAGAATGGAATGGAACAACag ggGATTCTCAACGTTCCATGCTGTTTTTGTGTCTGTGGCTTCAATCTATCTCCTGGTGATTTCAGATCAGTTTGATGAGAGTGTTCATGGTGATTTAGTCATCAATAGTACAACGAGGCTATCGGAATCTGTAATGGGG ATCTCCTTAGGCTATTTTGTAGCAGACTTAATGATGATCTTTTGGCATTTTCCTACTCTTGGTGGTGTTGAATAT GTTTTCCATCACTGCTTATCAATGTTCTCCATTATTCTTTCTGTCACAAGTGGACAAGCACAGTTCTACATATTCATGGTTCTCTTATCGGAGGCCACTACCCCGTTTGTCAACCTACGGTG GTACTTGGATGCTAGTGGTCAAAAAGGCTCCAAGGCTTACACACTCAATGGAATTGCCCTTTTCTTGGGTTGGCTG GTGGCGAGGATCCTTTTGTTTATCTACTTCTTTGTACACATGTACTCCCATTTCCATCAG GTGAAGCAAGTGTTTCCACTGGGATTTTACAGCCTTCTTGCGGTAGGACCGGTCCTGTCAACGATGAATCTTCTTTGGTTCTGGAAGATCACCAAAGGATTAATCAAAACAATCTCCAAGGCGACCGGGAAGAAAAAACAGTGA
- the LOC106423487 gene encoding keratin-associated protein 6-2 encodes MSNRRRSIGDDDKGLLWRLPQVRIKDVGKVGPAFGLGFGCGFGFGAGLIGGVGFGPGVPGLQFGLGFGAGCGIGVGFGYGVGRGAAYDHSRSYYNVGKPSLDEVDSLIDELVVHTKKLVKATTKEIDKWRRT; translated from the exons ATGAGCAacaggaggaggagcatcggaGACGACGACAAGGGATTGTTGTGGAGACTTCCTCAGGTTAGGATCAAAGACGTCGGCAAAGTTGGTCCCGCCTTTGGACTCGGATTCGGTTGCGGATTCGGTTTCGGCGCCGGTCTTATCGGAG GTGTAGGATTCGGACCAGGAGTTCCTGGACTACAGTTTGGTCTGGGATTTGGAGCTGGTTGTGGAATCGGTGTAGGGTTTGGCTATGGCGTCGGAAGAGGCGCGGCTTATGATCACTCTCGCTCTTATTACAACGTCGGAAAGCCATCTCT AGATGAAGTTGATTCTCTTATCGATGAACTCGTTGTTCACACCAAGAAACTTGTCAAAGCCACTACAAAAGAAATCGACAAGTGGAGAAGAACTTAG